In Streptomyces sp. NBC_00341, the DNA window GGCGATCATCCGCTCGGCCAGCGCCTCGGCCACCTTCCGGGTGCGCACACCCAGCTCGCCGGGGTCGAGGAGGTTCCGGAACGCCGTCCGGGTGGCCCGCTTCCACGCCTGGCTGGAGACGCGGGAGCGCCGGACGCCCCCGTACACCGCGGATTTCGGCGATCCGGTGTCATCCCGGTTCAGGTTGCTGGGCGGAACGGTCTGGAGGATGTGCACGTCGAGAATGGTGCGGCTCACGAAGGGTCCTTGTCGGTCGTGCGGGTGATCCGGCGGTGGAGCGCCCGGCGGGCAGAGGCGATGTTGCGGGGTTCCTGGAGCGCGTTACGGGGCGTCTTCCTCGGGCTTGACCGGCCCGTGCGAGTGGAAGCTCCGACCCCATGCGCGATGCACCTCGGCCCGGCCTCCCGGCCACTGCCAGGCGTACAGCTGCGAGGCCAACTTCCCGTAGTCCATGGCGATGTCGTCGCGCCGCAGCAGCAGTACGAGTTCGCGCAGGCGCGTGGCCAGGGCGTCGATGGACGTCGCTGTGCCGGCGCGTACGAACCGCTTGCGGATGGGCTCGTCCATCGCGGCGTCGGGCATCAGCTTGCGGACGGCCTTGCCGAGGCCAGGGCCGTCCTTGATGTGCATGTCCGCCGTGTGGTGCCCCTGTTGATGCAGTGCCCACAGGGTGACGGCCATGTGGACCGCGCTCTCGGCACGCTCCGCGTCCTCCTCGCGCCATCCTCGTACGTACAGTGCTTCGGCCCCGATGAGACCCCAGAGATCAGGGATCTCACCGGCCGGCTTCCCGGCACCCCGCCTGATGCGTGCCACGGTGGCGACAGCCTCCGAGCGGTCCTCCCGGTATCCCCACTGCAGGCGTGAGACATGGGAGTGCACCGTCTCGTTGATCAGGGCTGCGGCGGACGGGGGTTCTTTCTGTACGGGGGCGGGGGCGGGGGCGTCGGTCGACGCGCCGCTCCCTCGTTGGTCCGCGCTCACGCCGTCTCCTCCACCAAATCCTCTTCGCTGACCGGACCTTGTGATGTGCTGCCACGCGGCGCGGGGATCGGAAGGGCCCTGGGCAGTGCCTTGGCCAACCGGATCCGAAACCACTTGTCGGCGCTCGTGTCGTCGAACCACTGAGGGCCCTTGCCCAGGTCCAGCACTCGGCCCTCCCACGCGGCGGTGGTCACGGAATCCAGCAGATCGTCGCCCAGATCCCTGATGATCCGGCCCACCCGCCTCTGCCACGCCTCACGCTCGCGCGCCGGGTCGTCGCTCTCCCCGAGCCGCCGCAGCCAGAGCCTGTAGGGGCCGTCCAGCTCGCCGTATCCCCGTTCGCGGGCCGCATCCCGGTGCGCCTCGTGGTCGGATCCGGCCGCTCGGGCGAGGTCGGCCGCGAGGTCACCCAGCGCTCTCACCGCGAGGTCCGCGTCTCCCACCGCGTCGACGGCCGCAACGGCGTACCGCTTGTCCTGCGCGTGCAGAAGGACGACGGGCATGGTGACGCCGTCGTCGATCAACTCGTCGATCACCGACTGCTGCGTTCCGTATCGCGCCCCGACGATGCGCGTCCTGAAGAGGAAGCGGCTCGGCAGGGCCTGCTCGTAGACCAGTCGTGCCATCCAGGTCAGCAGGCCCGGCCGGAGAAAGGCTGCCGGCTCCCCGCTCTGCGCTCCGCCCTTCCCCGGCACGTTCTGGAGAAGGCCGGCCAGTCCACGCCAGGCACCGCGTGCGGGGTCGTGCTCGCGGGGCATGTAGACGCGCGCCAGTCCGTGCTTCTTCTCCTGCGCCTCGCTGCGCCGCCACCCCGTCATGGGCTCCAGCAGCTGCTTGTTCCTCGACACGATGGGGTCCCCGTAGCCGAGCACGACGCCGTACACACCGGTGTCGTCGTGGTGCAGACGCACCCTCCGCGTCTGCCAGGTGTAGAGATCCCGGGGGCCGGAGGGCCGGGAGGCGAGGTTCAGCGGCGACTCCGCGCCCGGTCCGCAGGGTTCGCGGCACCATGCCGGAGTGTCGTCGTCCCTGAAACGCAAGGTGGAGTGGTCGGGGGCTACGAGGTTGAGGAGCAGCGATTCACGCAGGTTCGCCCCCTCCGCCATCACCCCGCCCAGGTTGCCCGCCCAGCCGACTCCCTGCGGATAGACCTTTCCGCCCTTGACCCGGTCGTCGCCCGCCATGCCGGACTTGATGCCCGACGTGTCGAAGGCATGGGTGTGGACCAGCCATCTGGCGGCCTCGGCGAAACCGAGGCGCTCCGCCTCGGGCATGCGCATGCTGAAGAAGGGGTCGCCGTTGGGGACGTCGGCCACGATGCGGTTCAGGGAGAAGACTTCGTCCTTCTCCGTGTGCAACCCGGCGACCTGGAAGAAGGGCTGGTGCGGATGCAGCAGGTCGAAGCGTGCACGATGCCGCTCCAGATAGGCCGGTATGGCCTCGAAGGCGTCCTCGCTCTCCCAGAGATCCGCCCAGTCCTCGACGTCGTCCGGCCCGTCCACGGCGTCGTGCAGAATCGCCAACAACAGTCTGAGCAGGGCGAATTCCTGCGTCGGTACGTCACCCACCAGCCGCCGCAGACTGCTTGCCTGGGCGAACACGTCCAGCAGCGACAGCTCAGCAGTCGTGCCGTCGACCCGCTGAACCGGCAGCCACGGGCGTGACACCAGATCAAACGACGGCACGTGCTCCACCAGCCTTACGTCGAGGGCGCCGGGGCGCCCCACCCTGAGTCCGTGAGTACTGCTGTACTCGATCTCATAGCCTGCCAGTTGGGTCTGACAGTGCTCGTCGAGCTCCAGAATCAGCTCCCCGGCCAGCCACGGACACTCCTTCGCCTGCCAGGCCGGAATCAGCAGCTCCTCCAGCTCGTCGATGGCCCGGTCCAGGACCCACGGCTTCGAGAAGTGGAACGGCAGCCGCATCGAGCTCAAGGCGAGGGCCCTTGCCGCCCTCGGCGGCGGAACCGCATCGGCGGGCAGCTCCAGCCCCCCGCGCCCCCGGTCGAGCCAGGGAACCGTGGTCAGTGAACCGTCCGACTGCCGCTGGACGACCAGTACTTCAAGGCTCTCCTCACTGTCCCTGACCTGGGCGCGGCCGGCCCGGGAGTCGTCGGCGTCGCCCACCCCCGCGTCGATCCAGCCGATCACCGGCCGCCCCGGCTTGCGGACCCGGTCCAGCCGGTAGACCTCCGCCTCGGTCTGTTGCTCCGCACGGCGGGTCCGGTGCTCCAGATCTGCGGCGGCCATCGCCTCCGCCCAGCTCGCCGGGCCGATCGGCTGATCTCCGTACGCCGTCTGGACGAGCTGGAGGATGTCCTGCGGAAGGCTCAGCGTGCTGCCCTGCGTGTGCAGGTACGGGCGGAGCACGGCGAGGGACCGCAGCAGGGTGTGCCGTCCGTATACCCGCTCCGAACCCCGGACCGGTTCGGGCGGTTTGCCGTTCCAGTCAACCCCCGTGACCAGGCACCGGGCCCGGCGCAGGGCCGGCGGCCGTTGGTTCTGGCCGGGACCCCGCTGGTGCCGGTGCAGGCGCCCCATCCGCTGGAGCATGAGGTCCACGGGACAGAGATCGGTGACCAGGAGGTCGAAATCGACGTCAAGGGACTGCTCCGCGACCTGGCTCGCCACGACGATGTGCGGTCTCGGCCCACTCGGACGATCGCCGTCCGGACCGAAGAGTCTCAGGAGCCTCGCGTCCAGCGCGGCCCGGTCCAGGTCCATGAAGCGGGAGTGTGCGACGGTGACGTCCGCCGTGCCGCCGAAGCGGGCGCGCAGCCGTTCCGCCGTCTCCAGCACCCGGTCGACGGTGTTCCGTACGACGAGTGCGCAGCCGCCGCCGGACAGCGCGTCGGCCAAGGTGTCGCCGAGCACGGACACATCGTCGCCGAGCGGTTCGAGCAGGACGTCCGTACTCCGGTCAGCTGCCGCCGGCGGGCACTCGGTCAGTGGCGCGCTGCCCGGCGCGACGGCCGTCAGCAGCGGATATCCCTGCGCGGCGGTGGCGTTGTCGGAGGTTCCCTCCGGAGAGGTGTCCCCCGTGTACGCCCGGATCAGATCCCGACGCGTGGCGGCGGGCAGGGTCGCGGACAGTACGACGACGGGCACCCTGTAACTGCCCAGCCAGGACAGCACCCGCTCCAGGTAGACGTTCATG includes these proteins:
- the casB gene encoding type I-E CRISPR-associated protein Cse2/CasB, whose product is MSADQRGSGASTDAPAPAPVQKEPPSAAALINETVHSHVSRLQWGYREDRSEAVATVARIRRGAGKPAGEIPDLWGLIGAEALYVRGWREEDAERAESAVHMAVTLWALHQQGHHTADMHIKDGPGLGKAVRKLMPDAAMDEPIRKRFVRAGTATSIDALATRLRELVLLLRRDDIAMDYGKLASQLYAWQWPGGRAEVHRAWGRSFHSHGPVKPEEDAP
- the casA gene encoding type I-E CRISPR-associated protein Cse1/CasA: MSHASRIRPLPSSALTAPARTVWAKHDHSTEGWLPLWQHMSDSAAVAGLLWDEWVPRLIRQQIVDAVPHPDDARRLVVWLAATHDIGKATPAFACQVDGLANGMRRAGLDMPHQKQWGDDRRLAPHGLAGQFLMQEWLVERHGWTVRAAGQFAVVAGGHHGVPPGYAQIHDLDRHPELLRTPGPSEALWRGVQDELLDACAEAYGVRERLDAWRSVKLPQTVQVLLTALVIVSDWIASNPDLFPYFPEDAPRTPDERIAAAWRGLDLPGPWEPAEPEGTPAELYATRFDLPGGAEIRPVQEAAVRLARALPEPGLMVIEAPMGEGKTEAALAAVEIFAARSGAGGCFVALPTRATGNAMFPRLLKWLDHLPCAERHSVFLAHANAALNDEYMGLVRAGGAGGVRAVDVDGPDGVRRASKDAGPGSAELIAHQWLRGRKKGMLSSFAVGTIDQLLFAGLKSRHLALRHLALAGKVVVIDEAHASDAYMNVYLERVLSWLGSYRVPVVVLSATLPAATRRDLIRAYTGDTSPEGTSDNATAAQGYPLLTAVAPGSAPLTECPPAAADRSTDVLLEPLGDDVSVLGDTLADALSGGGCALVVRNTVDRVLETAERLRARFGGTADVTVAHSRFMDLDRAALDARLLRLFGPDGDRPSGPRPHIVVASQVAEQSLDVDFDLLVTDLCPVDLMLQRMGRLHRHQRGPGQNQRPPALRRARCLVTGVDWNGKPPEPVRGSERVYGRHTLLRSLAVLRPYLHTQGSTLSLPQDILQLVQTAYGDQPIGPASWAEAMAAADLEHRTRRAEQQTEAEVYRLDRVRKPGRPVIGWIDAGVGDADDSRAGRAQVRDSEESLEVLVVQRQSDGSLTTVPWLDRGRGGLELPADAVPPPRAARALALSSMRLPFHFSKPWVLDRAIDELEELLIPAWQAKECPWLAGELILELDEHCQTQLAGYEIEYSSTHGLRVGRPGALDVRLVEHVPSFDLVSRPWLPVQRVDGTTAELSLLDVFAQASSLRRLVGDVPTQEFALLRLLLAILHDAVDGPDDVEDWADLWESEDAFEAIPAYLERHRARFDLLHPHQPFFQVAGLHTEKDEVFSLNRIVADVPNGDPFFSMRMPEAERLGFAEAARWLVHTHAFDTSGIKSGMAGDDRVKGGKVYPQGVGWAGNLGGVMAEGANLRESLLLNLVAPDHSTLRFRDDDTPAWCREPCGPGAESPLNLASRPSGPRDLYTWQTRRVRLHHDDTGVYGVVLGYGDPIVSRNKQLLEPMTGWRRSEAQEKKHGLARVYMPREHDPARGAWRGLAGLLQNVPGKGGAQSGEPAAFLRPGLLTWMARLVYEQALPSRFLFRTRIVGARYGTQQSVIDELIDDGVTMPVVLLHAQDKRYAVAAVDAVGDADLAVRALGDLAADLARAAGSDHEAHRDAARERGYGELDGPYRLWLRRLGESDDPAREREAWQRRVGRIIRDLGDDLLDSVTTAAWEGRVLDLGKGPQWFDDTSADKWFRIRLAKALPRALPIPAPRGSTSQGPVSEEDLVEETA